Within the Legionella pneumophila subsp. pneumophila str. Philadelphia 1 genome, the region TCATAGCAATTAGGCAATTGGTATTGCAAGGGTTTCCCACAACAAATACCCGTACATCATCACTGGCATAATCATTAATCGCCTGACCTTGTTTGGTGAATATACCACCATTGATTTGTAATAAATCAGAACGCTCCATGCCTTGCTTTCGCGGAACTGAACCGACTAATAATGCCCAGTTAACACCATCCATTGCCTTATTCAAATCTGCAGTACAAACAATGCGTTTTAATAAGGGAAATGCGCAATCATCAAGCTCCATAGCGACTCCTTCCAGTGAGGGAAGTGCCGGCTCAAGTTCAAGTAAATTCAATTCCACTTCAGTATTTGGCCCAAACATTTGACCGGAAGCAATACGAAACACCAAGGCATAACCTATTTGCCCTGCTGCACCTGTGACAGCAACTCTTACTCGATTATTTGTCATATGATTTCCTCTTATTCAACCACTCTCTAACTAAAAATAGCGCAGCAATACTGCGCGCCTCGGTAAAATCCGGTTTTTCCAATAACTCATAAGCAGCGTGTAAAGGCCACTCTACTGTTTCAGGAGGCTCAGGCTCATCACCTGGCAACGGCGAATGGTACAAACCCTCTGCAACAATAAGCTCAATGCGAGCTCCAAAATAACCAGGAGCCAATGACATGGAACGAATCCAGTGCAGTTCCCTTGCCGCAAACCCAGTCTCTTCACGTAACTCTCTGTTAGCTGCTTCTATAGGGGTTTCATTTCTGTCTATCACTCCCTTGGGAAATGATAATTCATAAGAATCAGTACCTGCGGCGTATTCCCGAACTAATAATAATGATTCTCCGGGAGTCAATGCAACTATTAACACCGCACCATGACCATGACTTTTAATCCGCTCATAGACTCGCTGAGCCCCATTGGAAAATTCCAGATACATTTCTTCAACTGTAAACAACCGGGATTTGGCTATCACGGTCCTTTGCTTACATTTTGGTTTATTTCGCATCAATGGTCATCACTTAATTTTGTAGCAAAATTGCTATCATGATACTATCGCATTCCCTAACAAGCCAGTTTAAAAATTGTAATGCTTCCGTTATCCTTGTACATTCATATTCCCTGGTGCATCAGAAAATGCCCATACTGTGATTTTAACTCACACAAAAGCCCTGATGTTTTACCCGAACACCAGTATATTCAGGCTTTGATTGAAGACCTTAAAACGGATATTTCCTCATACAATACCCGTGAAATTAACTCCATTTTTATTGGTGGCGGCACACCCAGTTTATTTTCAGCCGAAGCTTATAACAACTTATTTAATGAATTAAAGCGCATACTCCCCTTTGCAAAAAATATTGAAATTACAATGGAAGCCAATCCCGGTACTGTAGAACAACATCGATTTACTGATTATAGACAATCAGGAATCAATCGTCTTTCTTTGGGAATTCAAAGCTTTAATCCCAATCATTTAAAAATTCTTGGCCGTATTCATGACGAGAAACAAGCCCATTCTGCTATAGATACTGCCCGTAAAGCCGGCTTTGATAATCTCAATCTTGATATCATGCACAGTTTACCCAATCAAAGTGTAACGCAGGGATTACAGGATCTTAAGACCGCTTTATCCTATCAACCTGAGCATTTATCCTGGTATCAATTAACCATAGAACCGAATACTGTATTTTACAAGCATACTCCTCCCCTACCTTCTGAAGAAGAAGATTACTTGCTGGAGGAACAAGGATTTGCCCTGTTACATAATTCCGGATATCACCGCTATGAAATTTCTGCCTTTTCCAAACCGGAAAAGCAAGCCAGACACAATATCAATTATTGGCTATTCGGTGATTATTTGGGTATAGGCGCTGGTGCTCATGGAAAAATGACAACCCCAAACGCAATAATAAGAACCCGTAAGCACCGTCAACCCAAAGATTATCTGGATAATGAGAAACCTTATCTGGCTGCTTGCGAAACCATTACAGGTAAAGAATTGTTGTTTGAGTTTATGCTGAATACAACCCGGTTGGAACAATCCATACCTTTAGACTTATTTACGACAACGACAGGATTGGAACTTAATCAGCTTTTACCCTTGCTGAAATTAGCTAATAAGAAACAATTGATTAATTTAACAGATACTCATTGGCAAGTAACACCATTAGGCAGGCAATATACTAATGATTTGCAAGCCTTGTTTCTGCCCTAGTTCGCTGTTTCAAAAATTATTGATTCTTGCTTCATTGCAGAGAGTGGATTAGAGAAGGGGGTTTATATCCCCCCATTAATTGCTCAACGCGTTCTGCAACAGCCAGAGAGGTAGTATCTTTCCAGCGATTAGCGGCTATTAATACATTAATGGGCAACCCCTCGGCTGAAGTCCCGCATCTTAGGCTAATCGTTGGAAATCCACTTAAATTGTGTGTCATCGCATAGGAAAAATCGCTGATTTCTTTAATCCCAATCCCATGCGGTTTTGCTACTGTTGGAAACACTGGACTAATCAATACATCATAATCTTGCATGAATAAAGCGAGTTCCAGACGAAACAAATCGATTTCACGCATGCGTTGATGCAATTGAGTCACCGAGAATTGCGTTTGTTCCGCTTGACGCAAGAACTCTTGTAATTCCCATGACAGATTGTTAACCCCTAATTCCGATAACATAGTTTTAAATCCCGCTCCGCGATCGCCCCCGAGAAAAAGCTCCCAGTGCAAATCAAAAGCCTTGCTGACACAATCAGGTCGTACCTCCCTCACTATAGCCACATCATCCTGCAAAGCCAAGGCTGCTGATTTAACAACGTTCTGTATCTCCGCATCAACTGGCGTAAAACCATTCTCTGTAAAATAGGCTACACGTAATTTTTTTAGTGGTGCAGCAGGCATAACAGGAACCGGATTTGTATAAGGATCATATTGGTCAGAACCCGCAAGCACGGAGAGTCCTAAACGAAGGTCACTGACAGAACGAGCCATTGGTCCAAAAGAAATCAGGTTGCCAATAAGACCATAGGAATCCCCACCTACAGATCCTGTATGAGGAAGATGGCCATGTGTTGGCTTCAATGCAACAATACCGCAACAATGGGCAGGCTGCATTAAACTACCTCCACCATCGGAGCCCAAAGCAAAAGGAACGCCTCCTGCAGCGATCAAAGCCGCGGAACCACCACTACTGCCTCCACTGGTTCTTGCCAGATCATAAGGATTATTGGTCCGTCCATAGATTAAATTATCCGAATCACCACCGCGACACAATTCAGGAACATTAGTTAAGCCAAGAATAATTGCTCCTTCCTTTTTCAGTCGAGAAACCAGGGTCGCATCACGTACTGCTTTTTCTCCCTTGTAAAATCCTGAACATGCCGAAGAACAAATTAGTCCTTTCACATACAAAGCGTCTTTTATGGCAACAGGCAACCCCATTAACTTGTTCAGATTTTTTTTCGAAGAGATACTCTTGTCAATTTCCTTTGCCTGCTTTAAGCATTCCTCAGGGGGAATACGTTCGGTGAGCGCATTGATTACAGGATTAATCTTATCAATATGGTTTAAGTGCGCCACCATGACCTCTGCAGCCGAGAGTTCTTTCATTTTAATGCGGCGAATGATTTCTGTTGCAGAAAGGAGATGAATGGCATCCATAGCTTTAGTAAAATTTCCTTAAATAATGGAGTAGAATGATAGTGACACACCGAACAGGACTAAAAAGCAACA harbors:
- the nudE gene encoding ADP compounds hydrolase NudE — its product is MRNKPKCKQRTVIAKSRLFTVEEMYLEFSNGAQRVYERIKSHGHGAVLIVALTPGESLLLVREYAAGTDSYELSFPKGVIDRNETPIEAANRELREETGFAARELHWIRSMSLAPGYFGARIELIVAEGLYHSPLPGDEPEPPETVEWPLHAAYELLEKPDFTEARSIAALFLVREWLNKRKSYDK
- the hemW gene encoding radical SAM family heme chaperone HemW, producing MLPLSLYIHIPWCIRKCPYCDFNSHKSPDVLPEHQYIQALIEDLKTDISSYNTREINSIFIGGGTPSLFSAEAYNNLFNELKRILPFAKNIEITMEANPGTVEQHRFTDYRQSGINRLSLGIQSFNPNHLKILGRIHDEKQAHSAIDTARKAGFDNLNLDIMHSLPNQSVTQGLQDLKTALSYQPEHLSWYQLTIEPNTVFYKHTPPLPSEEEDYLLEEQGFALLHNSGYHRYEISAFSKPEKQARHNINYWLFGDYLGIGAGAHGKMTTPNAIIRTRKHRQPKDYLDNEKPYLAACETITGKELLFEFMLNTTRLEQSIPLDLFTTTTGLELNQLLPLLKLANKKQLINLTDTHWQVTPLGRQYTNDLQALFLP
- a CDS encoding amidase: MDAIHLLSATEIIRRIKMKELSAAEVMVAHLNHIDKINPVINALTERIPPEECLKQAKEIDKSISSKKNLNKLMGLPVAIKDALYVKGLICSSACSGFYKGEKAVRDATLVSRLKKEGAIILGLTNVPELCRGGDSDNLIYGRTNNPYDLARTSGGSSGGSAALIAAGGVPFALGSDGGGSLMQPAHCCGIVALKPTHGHLPHTGSVGGDSYGLIGNLISFGPMARSVSDLRLGLSVLAGSDQYDPYTNPVPVMPAAPLKKLRVAYFTENGFTPVDAEIQNVVKSAALALQDDVAIVREVRPDCVSKAFDLHWELFLGGDRGAGFKTMLSELGVNNLSWELQEFLRQAEQTQFSVTQLHQRMREIDLFRLELALFMQDYDVLISPVFPTVAKPHGIGIKEISDFSYAMTHNLSGFPTISLRCGTSAEGLPINVLIAANRWKDTTSLAVAERVEQLMGGYKPPSLIHSLQ